CGCATCTTCGCCGTTTTGCACAAGTTGATGATGACCTCCATAAGAGGACGGTTCGTACTGTACAGCGTGATCCGCTGCTCATCGAGCGGCAGCGCATTCGGATCGTTCGGATCGAACTGCGGCTGCGGCTGCGGCTGCATCGGCTGGGCCGCGCCGGGATACGGCTGGAGCGGCATGCCGTCCGGACCCATCGCCCCCGGATATCCCTCGGCATTGGCCGCAGTCGGCCGGAGGCCGTTCGAACTGAGCAGGACGATATTCACGCCCAGGCGCTCGGGGTCCTGCTGACGGCTCTGATCGCGCAGGTTCTTCACCGCCGTCGCCACCGACACATCTTCAAAGTCGATACGCGGAATGATGATGCTGTCGAGCTTCTTCTGAAGCGCACTCTCTTCCTTCTCCACCTGTTCCACCGGCCCGTCGATCAACAGGTCGGAACCGGTGACGCCGTCGGAATCCGGCGTGATCGGAATCGAATACTTCCATTCGACTTCAGCCACCATTTTGCGCAGAGTCGGGGCAAAACGCTGTTTGCCGATGAACTCGATCTTGCTGTTGCACGCGAGAACATTCTGCAACGCATCCGCGTTGTAGGGATCGATCAGCAGCACTTCCTGAAATTTGCGCAGCGCTTTCAGATACTCGGCGGCGTTGTACAGCTCCCGGCCCTGCTGAAGCAGGACCTGAATGTCATACGCCTCGCGCGCCAGGTTCGGCATGAGCTTCTCCTTGGAAACCGCTTCGCGGTCGGCCGCCGCACGCTGCCGCGTACGATAGAACTCAATCTTCTCGAGCAAGGCCGCACGCTCTTCCGGGCAATACTTGATCGCCTCTTCGCAGAGCTTGATCGCTTCCTCGAAATCACGCGCCTGAACGCGCTCATCCGCCTTCTGCATCGCATCTTTGGCCTTGTCGATGTAGCACTGCTTGATTCTTCTCTGGCAGGCGGCGACCCGATCGCGGAACTCGCTCGAGCTGAAACGCTCAAACAGCTTCTGGGCCGCGATGTAGCAGTCGCGCGCCTGGTCGAACTTCTTGTCGATCAGAAGCTGATTGCCTTTTTTGACCAGCGCGTCACCTTCCGTCTCCACGGCTTCCCTGCCGACCTTATACTGGTTGACGGTGGTCTGCATCTCGGGCGTGACAACCGGCACATCCGCCGCCTGCACGTTCGACAAACAACCGATGCCGAGCGCCATTGCCAGCCCAAGGATTTTTGACTCTCTATTCAACATATCTTTATGCCTCCGGCGTTAATTTTTACCGTTGGAAGTCCGGCGCGCCATTCCGCTGATTCCGACGGATCGGAATACCGTCGTTGTTCACCAGCCGGGTGGTGACGAACAACAACAGGTTGTTGCGGACAGCATCTTCTGCCTGGGTGGAGAAGAAACGGCCGATGAACGGCAGATCCCCGAGGATCGGCCATTTATCCGTACGCTTGTTGGTCGAGCTGTCGATCATGCCGCCGAGCACAATGGTTTCACCGTCGTACACCGTGACATTGACCCGCAGCTGACGGGACGAAATGATCGGCATCCAGACGTTGAACATCATCTCGTAGTTGTAGATCTCAAGCTCACGGCCGGTGATCACGCCCTGCGGATTCTGCACCGGCACATAGCGGGTGATCTGACCGACCACATACAGCGGATACTCGTCCTTGCCGAGGAAGTTCTTGATCACCGGGTTCACGTCGAGCGTGATGGTGTAGTTGTCCGGGTTCACCACCGGAGTCACGTCGAAGTTGATGCCGATATCGTCATACTCTTCAAACGTCGGAGTCGGAATCTTGATCGTCACGCCGTTGTCGTCGTCATCGATCTCATAGGTTTCCCATTCCGTCGGGAACCAGTAGCTCTTCCCCATCTGCACGGAAGCCTTGTTGCCGCTCGTGGTCATGACCTTCGGGGCGGCCAGCGTCTCCGTGCGCATGTTCTGGCTCAACGCATTGACCGTCAGGTAAAGGTTGAACGGGACGTCGGAACCGAAGATGCTCTGCTTGCCGAAAATGGCCGGGAAAATATTCAGATTGTTGACCACCTTCGTATTCACGTTCCAGAGTGAATCCTCGCTGGTGCCGCCGCGCGTGTTCGGCAGACGGCTGCTGCCCTGACCGAACGCCCACCCTTTGTTGGCGCCGCTGGCCAGTTCGAGATTGCCGGTCAGGCTGTTGTATTCCATGTTTCTCGAAACGACGTCCATGGTCCAGTCGAATCCGAGCTCCTGCATGTCGGTCTCGGCAATTTCGATCGCCTTGATTTCCACCATGACAAGCGGAGTCTGGATGCCGTCGAGCTGGCGGAGCAGCTCATCAAGCCGGCGGAGATTTTCAATGGTGTTGCGTACGATCAGCTTGCTCGCGCGCTTGTCGTACGAAATCGAGCTGCCTTCGCCGAACGGCACGCCGCGGTCTTCGAAGTAACGCATCAGCGCCATCGCGGTCACCGAGGTTTTGCGCGTGGAACTCCGGTCCAGAAAAGTCTTGCTCGCCTCACCGCCTTCACCGCCGCGGGCGCCGCCGCCGCCCAGACCGGCCGGCTGCTGTTCCGGCATCGGGGGCATGCCGCCGCCGTACGCCGCGACGCCGGCCGCGGACTCCGCGCTGTCGTCGCCGGTGATGCTCGAAATGAGATCGCCGCGGACCTGGAAATACTGAATCTGCATTTCGTCGACGTTCGGCCCGACGATCACGCCGCTCGGATCCACGCGGTATTTCAGGCCGGTGTCCTGACAGACGTAACGAATCACCTCGCTCATCGGAATCCGGGAGAGGCTCATCGTCACCCGGCCGAGCCTTTCCGCAGTGGCGGTATCAAATCCCGCCGTGATGCTGACGCCCTCCTTATCCGGATCGTAAAGCTTGCTGCGGTCGTTCAGATAGCTCAGGACCGATTTGACGTTCATATCATCGAACTCGATACGCGGGAACACGATGCGTTCCATCTTGGCGAGCGTTCCGTGTCCGGCCGGATTTTTCCGGTCGGCGGTCGGAACATTGGACTGAATGCTGACCGGGAACACCGGCTCCACCCACTGCCACATGCTCGATGCGAGAATGCCTTCGACATCGGCCTTGCGGCGCTTCAGCCCGGCCGTGTAAACCTGCTTGTAAATGTCGTTCAGCAGCTGAATCGCATCCCGCTGGAACGGGTCGATCAGATACACCTCTTCGACCTTGCCGATCGCATCCTCGTAACGCCCCGCCTTGTAGAAGACGCGGGCTTCCTGGAGCAGCCGCTTGATCTTGGCCATATTGTTTTCATACTGCGGATACGTCGTGTTGACATCGGTCTCGGTACGGATATCCGCAGCCTGCTGCCTGGTCCGGCAGTAGTCGATGAACTCCTCGACTTCAATCACCAGCGGGGAATCGGCCTGCGAACCATCCGCCGCCTTCTCCGGCTTGGAAACCTCATTCGCCTCCGACGCCAGCTGAATCGCATTCGGATAACGCTCTTCCGCCGCGGCAACCTTCGCCTTTTTGAGCAGCTCCTGGCCCTGCTCGAGCTTGCGGCTTTCGAGTTCCCGCAGGAAAAGCCGGTGCCGCTCTTTCCCGAGCGTTCCGTAATTGTGAGCAGGATCTGCCAGTTCGGCGATCACGGCCTGAAATTCCTTCTTGCCGTTTTCAAAATCCATTTTCCGGGCGGCTTCGATCCGGGCATCCTGTTCCGCGAATTTCTGGCGACGCAGTGCTTTTTCCCGCTCGCTCAGTTCGTTGTCCTCCTTTTGGGCCGTGGCGACCACCGCCGCTGTCTCCGGCTGATCCGCGGCGAATGCGTCGCCGGGAATTCCGGAAACCGCAACCGCGAAACCAATCGCGACCATTCCCCGCGAAAACAGCTTTCGGTTTGAGATTTCCATGCTCGTTGTCTACCTTAGTTTGTTGATCGATCTATCTCTTTAAGAATACTTATGCTGAAAACATTACCGCCTGCCCGGAGCCTGATACCGACGCTGTCCGGGCGCATAGGGACCACCGGGGCCGTAAGGCATGTCGGGGCCGTATTCCCCCATCCGGTTCTGCTGTCTCTCTCTGACCTTCATGCGCGGCGAAACCTGACCGAAGCCGGAGACCAGCATGACCGTACCGTTCTTGTCCTTCGTCGCGTTGGGGTCGCCTTCCGCGGCGGAGGGGTTCTCCAGAAGAACCGAACCGGCTTTGGTGTCGAATGACTTGACCCGGTAGCTCTCGGAACCGGTCAGCCGATTGCCGAGCGAAAACTGTTCGCCGACGGTGACCGTGATGCGCTTGCCGGGATTGGCGGAGTCTTCGAGCTGCGCCTTGTCCACAAACGACCTGACCGTTTCCCCGGCCTTCATCTGCACTTCCAGATTGCCGCCGACCTCTTTCAGGAAAAGGATGGAAGCATCTTTCTTTTCACCGTTTACATTTTCGACCTTCCGTTCGGCCTTCTCAATCTTGAAATATTTTCTGTCCAGCTCGATTTCACCGCCGATCGTGTTGATGTCGCCGTTATTGAACTTCAACACCCACAGCTGCGGATCGTCTTCGCCGTCCGTCGTGTCGATCCCCGTGAACTTCACCGGCAGCGAAACCTTGCCGACTTCGATGACGCGAAGCCGGTGCCAGAGCGGCGGATGATTGCGCGGATCGCCCATATCCGTCTTCATCACATATTCGTAAATGTTTGAGAAACCATCGCCGTCGATATCGTAAAAGCGCACGTCGGGATCGTTCGGGTCGAGCTGATACTGCCGGAGAATATCCTCCGGAATCATCACATCGAGCACGCCCTCATCCGGCGGCTCCGCAAACGCTTCGCCGTTATTCGCCGCATTCTTGCAGAACGGGCAGACGCTCTGCTTCTCCATATAGGAGCGCGGAATCAGCTTCTTGCAGAACGGGCAGCGCACGATCCGGAACACAAAGGACAGATCCGAATAATGGTCCTCATTCCCCTTTGCGCGGGGACCCGGATTCACCCAGCTCAGACTCGTGCTTTTCAGGATCTCCGGGACGTTGAACGACGGATCGTTCGGATCCTGAATCTTATAATCGGCCTCCCGCGTCGGAATCTGCAGGTGGTGCTCCTGAATTTCGCCGGTCTGCTTGATGATGTTCAGCACATGGAACATTGAGGCGATGAAGATCACCAGGAGCAAAAGCAGGATCAGCTTTTCGTAATGTTTTTTTATGAAATCCAAAATGAACCTCCGCCTTCACTAAATTCCGTTACCGGATTCCATGATATATTCCACATCGATGATCGCCCGGCACAAACCGCTCTTGCCGATCAGCGTTTCGCCATAACCGGAACGCAGATTGTACGGAAGATTCTTCTCTTCCTCCTCCTGCTGCTTGCGCAGAGCCGCCGCCTGCGCTGCCTGTTCGGCCGCGCTCATCTGCCCCTCCGGCATATAGTTCTGCGGCATTCCGCGGCGGCGGCGGCCCGGCGTCATGGGGGAATTCCCCATCTGCGGCGCCGTCATCCCCGGCAGAACGATCGGAACGATCTCATCCGGCGTCAGCAACGTCCTGGCGCCGTCATCATCCTGGTACAGGAAAATGCTGCGCACGACATAGACCCGGTTCTCGTGAAAGGCCTGATCCAGAATGGCGACCAGCTTGCGGATGCTTTCCATCGTGCCGGTCACCTCAATCGAATAGTGGAACACATCAAAACTGCCGACTTTCTCCGGCTGGATGGCGCGCTTGCGGAAGGAGACAAAGCTGTGGATGCCGGACTCGCTCGCCCGCTTCACGAAATCGCTCAGAATCTCCCAATGCTGCGCGATCATCGGATAGTCGTCCGGCAGATAGCCCGAACGCATATCAAAATTTCCGGAACCGGACGTCGCAGGCAGCACAAAGGAGAAATTTGCGGCTTCCGGAGTCTCGAACAGAATCTTGTCCTTGGTCATCTCAAGCATGCGCCGACGGTTTTCCGCCATGAAACGCTGGAGATTTTCCGGCTTGTTGTCAAACCGGCGCATCACGCCGAGCGAACTCAGGAAAACTTCGTCGATGTTGTTGTCCGTAATCGGCTCGGCGGTCAACTTCTCCGCCAGCCCGCGGAAAGCCTGCATCGCCTCGGGCCAGTTCCGGAAACGGCGCTGGAACAGTTTGTAATCAATCCCTTTCTGGGCCGTGGACTCGCTCTTGGTCCACTCCGCAGTAAACTCCTCCTTGAATTTCTTCAGGGAGATTTTCTTGCCGTCATTCAGCCGCAGAACGGAAATGAACTGATCGAGGGCCGGCTGCAGCGGATGCCCGAACTTGCCGCGCAGCTGATCCGCAGCACGGGAATAGAGCTTGATATCGGTTTCGATCAGCGGAACGTTCCCGTCCACCGGCGCCGGCGTCTTTTTGATCAGGTTCGCAATGTCGGAACGCAACTGCTCCGTCTGAGCGATATACCGCGACATCTGGATATACTCCATTGCCGTCCACACCAGGAGCCCGATCGTCGCAATCAGGGATAACCCGAGGACGACAATCAATACCAAATTGTTTTTTATGATTCGTTTCACTGTGCGTTCTCCGTGCTATTTCTTGATCGGTTCCTTGAGCTTGACCAACATCTCGAAAGAACTCAAGTTGAGCGTATCGGTCTCCGGTGCGTATTTGACCAAAACGGAACCGTCGTCAGCATCCGAGAAAAACGTCGAATCCTTCAGCCGTTTCTGAAATTCCTGCTCCAGGAGGTTCGCCCCCATGATCAGCGTGTAACCGACGAGACGGATCTGCTTGACTTCGGTGATGTCGGCCGGCGAAGGCGGCAGATTCGACTCCGGGCCGCTCATCATGCCACCCTCTCCGCCCGGGCCGAACGGCGAACCGCCGAAGGCCGGCCCCCCGAACGGCGAACCGCCGAACGGAGAATCCGGCGAACCGGCCGCGCCGTCGGAATTCGGGACCTCGTCGCCGACGCCTTCCAGCGTCGTCACCCACATCATGTCCGGCATGCGCTGTTCGAGCTCGGTCAGCATGTTGGTCCACTTGGCGCGGTCCTTCAGAAACTGCATCGGCTCTTCGTAAGAGCCCTTGGCTGAATTCAGCCGGCTGACCAGCCCGTCCACCTGGGAAACCTTCTTGTTCGTCTTATCCACCTCGACCTGCACGCGGTCGACGCGCTGCTTGTCGAAATTCAGACGCTTGTTGACGCCGAACGAGAAGATCAGCAGACATACGATCAGAGAAAATGCCGAAATATAGAAATAAGGCTTCTTGCGGTTCAACTCGACCTGGTTCCTGATCGAAGCCGGAATCAGCGAAATATCGATCGGGCACTGCGTCACGCTGCGGAGACTCATGCCGATCATCTCCTGGAACATCGGGGCGATCGCCTGCAGCGCCTCCTTGTCGACCGAATCATCAATGGTGATCGCGCCGAACGTGTTCAGGTATTCGACCGGCAGACGCAGCTTCTCATTGAAGAAGTCCGTAATGTACAGCATGGTCGAACCGCCGCCGGACAGCAGGATGCGGCTCGGCTGGTGGCCGCCGTGCTGCGAGCGCCAGACGTTGATCGAACGGCTCACTTCGCCGTGCAGACGAGTCATGACGTTACGGGCGATTTTCGAAATCGTCGCCGCCACCTCCGACTCCGGCTCCTCGTAAGCGCCGCCGAGCGCCACAAAGCCGTGGCGGTGCTTCAGATCCTCCGCTTCCGAGAAGCCGATGCCGAACTCCTTGGCGACCTGCTGGGTGATCGTATCCCCGCCGATCGGAATCGGCCGGATGAACACCCGGTTCTGGTCGGCGATCATCAGGTTCGACCCGCGGCCGCCGATGTTGAGGATGAGCGCGCATTCGTCGTCGCGCAACTGGGTGCCCTTCGCCGCATTAAACAGGGCGACCGGCGCAATTTCGACCGACAGGATCTTCCTGCCGGAGTCTTCGATCACATCGGTATAGCGGACAATCTGATCCGTTTTGACGGCAACGAACAACGCTTCGTACTCTTCGTGATCTTCGGAAATCTCGATCGTGCTGCCGTCTTCCTGCATTTCGCTGCGGCGATCTTCCCAGGCATGGCGGATCAACTGGTAATCCCACACGACTTCGCTCATCGCGTACGGCACCGTCTGGCGCGCCTCGTATTCGACCACGCGGGCGATTGCACTCTTGTTGCCGAGAAGCGACGGAAGTTTGCTCAGGCGGGAGAACGACGACTGCCCGGACAACGAAAGCCGGACCTGCCTGGCCGTAAAATTGTGTTCCGCGATCATTTCGTTGTAAGCCTGGGCAAAAGCGGAGTTGTCCCCCTCCTGCTCCTCAAGCTTGCGAAATGCGAACTTCCGGAGCATGACTGCTCCGCCGGGCGGAAAGACGAATTCGGCCATCTTCAAGCTGTCGCCGCCGACGTCAATCGTTAAAACCGTGTTCTCTTTTGGCATTTTAATGATTGTTCCACATGTTCTGCACCGGATGGCATCCCCGGCGCCATTGTTATAGAATGGTAATCAATTCACAAATCACTGTCTTACTTTTCCGCCGCGCGGCCGCCGGCCGGTTTGAGAAAATCGAAATCATCTATATCAAGGTAAGCCCAGGGAGTCAGATTGCGCGGAAGAATGGCGCCGGGAATCGTCAGAGCAGCTCCCGCATTCAGCTTGGAGAAATATTCGGCATAATCCTTGTCGGACATGCCGCGTTGACCATAGAACCCCGTGCCGATCACCGTGCCGGCGCGGTCCTTGAACAGAACCTCCATGACGAAGGTTCCGCTCGTGCTGACCACACTGGCCGAACCGGTGGACGGCAGATAGCGGTCCAGAATCTGGGGAGGGACAAACATCGTGGCGATATGTTTGCGGTTGTCGAGCGGAATGGTCCAGAACTCGCTCGTACCGGTAAAGAGGATCGGCTGCGCCCGGCCGTCCGACTGGCCGTTGAAGACGGCCCGGATGTTCATCGTTACGTCATCAATCCAGAAATGGCGCTGCCTCTGGGGCATGACGGGCGTGAATTCGACGGAAATCACCAGCCATTTGTTCCGCCAGGAACTGCTGGTCGACGGGGTGGAGTTCGAAGTATTTCGAAAACTGGGTGGATTGCTGGTGTTGAGAGTCACTTTTACCTTGGTGAACAACTCCTCGACCGCCGCAGCACGCGCATCTTGCGCGCCGTGCAGAAGCAGCGCGGTCAAGCCGACCAGAAACAGCCATTTTTTCATACGAAAATTTCCCCGCTGGATTTCCACTCTTTATTGTTTGTTATCGGCCCCGGCTTCGGCCGCGGCTTTCGAAGATTCGTCAACCGCCGCCGGAACCGCATCCGTCTTCGGCGTTTCGACGGGAGCCTCCATGCCGCTTTCGAGCTGACGGGTCACGGCGGAGGCGGAGTTGTCGTCCCGGTAGCCGTGGCCGATCAGCGAGGCAAGGATCAGCGCCAGAAGGAAAAAAACACCGGTCATGATCACCGTCGCCTTCGTCAGATGGCTGCCGGCCTGCGCCCCGAACACCGATTCGCCGATTCCGCCGAAAGCCGCGCCCATCCCGCCGGACTTCGACGGCTGGATCAGGATGATCCCGATCACCAGCAGCGAAAGAATCGCCACAAGTACGTACAGAAAAACGATCATATCAAATCGCGCCTTATCTTTTCGTTATGTTTCGGGATACGCGAGCACAAATACCCTATGCTCTGTATCCCGGCCCCGGTTAATATTAGCCCCCATCGAATAAAAAGTCAACCCCTTTTTACCGCCAGCCGGCTAATAATCTCAATTATTTTCCAAAATTGATGCCGTTTTTACTCGGCAATCGCATTGTGAACCAGCGCGGCAAAGCTGTCCGCCTTCAACGCCGCGCCGCCGATCAGGCCGCCGTCGATGTTGCGCTGAGCAACGAGCTCCTTCGCGTTTTCGGCCTTCATGCTGCCGCCGTACTGGATGCGGACGCCTTCGCCGACTTCCTTGCCGAACATGTCATTCAGAGTCATCCGGATGAAGTTGTGAGTCTCTTCGGCGAGCTCCGGCGTCGCGGTCTTGCCGGTTCCGATGGCCCAGACCGGCTCGTAGGCGATCACCACGTTGGCCATATCCTCCTTCGTGAGCCCGGCCAGGCCGCCCTCGAGCTGGGTGAACAGGACCTTCTCGGTCTTGCCGCTCTCGCGCTCTTCGAGCATTTCGCCGATGCAGACAATCGGCTTGAAGCCGGCGGCCAGCGCGGCCTTGACGCGCTTGTTGACCGTCTCATCCGTCTCGCCGAAATACTGCCGGCGTTCGCTGTGGCCGATGATCACATATTCGACACCGAGCTCTTTCAGCATGTCGGCGGCGATTTCTCCGGTGAACGCGCCGCTGGCGGCCCAGTGGATATTCTGCGCACCGAGCTTGATGTTGCTGCCCTTGATCGCCTCGGCGACCGCGGCGATGGTCGTGAACGGCGGGCAGACGACGATATCGGCCTTCGACGGGCAGACGTCGGCAACCAGTCCCTTCAGGGCTTCGACCAAGGCCTTGCCCTCGGCGGCGGTCTTGTTCATCTTCCAGTTTCCGGCGATAATGACTTTGCGATCCATACAAATACCTCTCTATTTTCTTCATTCATGCGTTGTGACATAAAGTGCCAAGGGGAAAAATAACACACCGCAACACATTTTGCAACCCCTAAGATGTTGATCGTCCGGGATTCATTCCGTTTTTTGCTTGGGAATTCCGAACAGTCATTTCTTTTTCACGGCGACCGCCGTCGCATGC
The nucleotide sequence above comes from Victivallis lenta. Encoded proteins:
- a CDS encoding Amuc_1099 family pilus-like system protein; the protein is MDFIKKHYEKLILLLLLVIFIASMFHVLNIIKQTGEIQEHHLQIPTREADYKIQDPNDPSFNVPEILKSTSLSWVNPGPRAKGNEDHYSDLSFVFRIVRCPFCKKLIPRSYMEKQSVCPFCKNAANNGEAFAEPPDEGVLDVMIPEDILRQYQLDPNDPDVRFYDIDGDGFSNIYEYVMKTDMGDPRNHPPLWHRLRVIEVGKVSLPVKFTGIDTTDGEDDPQLWVLKFNNGDINTIGGEIELDRKYFKIEKAERKVENVNGEKKDASILFLKEVGGNLEVQMKAGETVRSFVDKAQLEDSANPGKRITVTVGEQFSLGNRLTGSESYRVKSFDTKAGSVLLENPSAAEGDPNATKDKNGTVMLVSGFGQVSPRMKVRERQQNRMGEYGPDMPYGPGGPYAPGQRRYQAPGRR
- the pilM gene encoding pilus assembly protein PilM: MPKENTVLTIDVGGDSLKMAEFVFPPGGAVMLRKFAFRKLEEQEGDNSAFAQAYNEMIAEHNFTARQVRLSLSGQSSFSRLSKLPSLLGNKSAIARVVEYEARQTVPYAMSEVVWDYQLIRHAWEDRRSEMQEDGSTIEISEDHEEYEALFVAVKTDQIVRYTDVIEDSGRKILSVEIAPVALFNAAKGTQLRDDECALILNIGGRGSNLMIADQNRVFIRPIPIGGDTITQQVAKEFGIGFSEAEDLKHRHGFVALGGAYEEPESEVAATISKIARNVMTRLHGEVSRSINVWRSQHGGHQPSRILLSGGGSTMLYITDFFNEKLRLPVEYLNTFGAITIDDSVDKEALQAIAPMFQEMIGMSLRSVTQCPIDISLIPASIRNQVELNRKKPYFYISAFSLIVCLLIFSFGVNKRLNFDKQRVDRVQVEVDKTNKKVSQVDGLVSRLNSAKGSYEEPMQFLKDRAKWTNMLTELEQRMPDMMWVTTLEGVGDEVPNSDGAAGSPDSPFGGSPFGGPAFGGSPFGPGGEGGMMSGPESNLPPSPADITEVKQIRLVGYTLIMGANLLEQEFQKRLKDSTFFSDADDGSVLVKYAPETDTLNLSSFEMLVKLKEPIKK
- the tpiA gene encoding triose-phosphate isomerase, whose product is MDRKVIIAGNWKMNKTAAEGKALVEALKGLVADVCPSKADIVVCPPFTTIAAVAEAIKGSNIKLGAQNIHWAASGAFTGEIAADMLKELGVEYVIIGHSERRQYFGETDETVNKRVKAALAAGFKPIVCIGEMLEERESGKTEKVLFTQLEGGLAGLTKEDMANVVIAYEPVWAIGTGKTATPELAEETHNFIRMTLNDMFGKEVGEGVRIQYGGSMKAENAKELVAQRNIDGGLIGGAALKADSFAALVHNAIAE
- a CDS encoding type II secretion system protein GspD, producing the protein MEISNRKLFSRGMVAIGFAVAVSGIPGDAFAADQPETAAVVATAQKEDNELSEREKALRRQKFAEQDARIEAARKMDFENGKKEFQAVIAELADPAHNYGTLGKERHRLFLRELESRKLEQGQELLKKAKVAAAEERYPNAIQLASEANEVSKPEKAADGSQADSPLVIEVEEFIDYCRTRQQAADIRTETDVNTTYPQYENNMAKIKRLLQEARVFYKAGRYEDAIGKVEEVYLIDPFQRDAIQLLNDIYKQVYTAGLKRRKADVEGILASSMWQWVEPVFPVSIQSNVPTADRKNPAGHGTLAKMERIVFPRIEFDDMNVKSVLSYLNDRSKLYDPDKEGVSITAGFDTATAERLGRVTMSLSRIPMSEVIRYVCQDTGLKYRVDPSGVIVGPNVDEMQIQYFQVRGDLISSITGDDSAESAAGVAAYGGGMPPMPEQQPAGLGGGGARGGEGGEASKTFLDRSSTRKTSVTAMALMRYFEDRGVPFGEGSSISYDKRASKLIVRNTIENLRRLDELLRQLDGIQTPLVMVEIKAIEIAETDMQELGFDWTMDVVSRNMEYNSLTGNLELASGANKGWAFGQGSSRLPNTRGGTSEDSLWNVNTKVVNNLNIFPAIFGKQSIFGSDVPFNLYLTVNALSQNMRTETLAAPKVMTTSGNKASVQMGKSYWFPTEWETYEIDDDDNGVTIKIPTPTFEEYDDIGINFDVTPVVNPDNYTITLDVNPVIKNFLGKDEYPLYVVGQITRYVPVQNPQGVITGRELEIYNYEMMFNVWMPIISSRQLRVNVTVYDGETIVLGGMIDSSTNKRTDKWPILGDLPFIGRFFSTQAEDAVRNNLLLFVTTRLVNNDGIPIRRNQRNGAPDFQR
- the secG gene encoding preprotein translocase subunit SecG, with translation MIVFLYVLVAILSLLVIGIILIQPSKSGGMGAAFGGIGESVFGAQAGSHLTKATVIMTGVFFLLALILASLIGHGYRDDNSASAVTRQLESGMEAPVETPKTDAVPAAVDESSKAAAEAGADNKQ